The segment TGATACTATCAGTCCAGGGATTTTAGACAAAGAGAATGAGAGGTGATACCTTTTGTTGGACTAactaagcaataattaatcacaagctttcaaaacctcagaggtctcttcttcaggtgaaagtaggaaagagagattgatgtttacattcaaaggtggcatcagaactttaacaaaagtAACCTGTTTGAATCATTACAATTCTAATACTGTCAGAAAAAATACTGTCAAAAAATGTATGTCGGAAAAAAACGTGTAGCCACACAATAAACAAagacaataataacaaaaacaaaataaatatgcgAGTTAAGTGTAACGTTATCATATTTTCTTGATTATAGAAGTGACCACCAATTTATTAGCTCTCCCCTATGGTCTTTTTCATATATTACCTGCAGCCTTCATCTATCTAACCTCATTTTTTTCAGGCTCTTTTTTCCCCAGCGTTGTGATTCACGTTAAATATTTGAGCAACACGGTTAATCCAAGgggtatttatttcaaaatgaggCTACAGATTATAGGTTAATCCAAGGGGTATTTCTTTCAAAATGAGGCTACAGATTATAGATTTGTAATGTACGATGGGATATGTCGTTTTTAATGCTCATTTTCCGTTTTTTGTGGTATGATGGCGGTTTAGATCTAACTGATTACAGAGAGTAAATTTGGTTTCAGTGCACAATTCGACATGACGTTGCGTTACTGCGGTGACTTAAATCATGTAtctatttattgatgtttttatttacaggcatttgtttgttttgagatTTCTGTATGAACGGTACAGTCATAATGATACAGATCATTTACACTGTAGACTAGGAGGAATGCATAATTTGTAAGTACCTGCGAATTTGTGCTACAGTGTTGTCTAGTGTTTCTTATCTgttgtaataataattatttacaatCCACGTACAGGAGGTGCTTTATAATATTTTCATACAGTCCTTAAGTAACAGTAACCGCTTGGATTGTCAGAATTTATAGGAATCAGTCTGAGCTAGCAGCAGTTTAATGTTATGTTTAAGGATGCAATATAATACCTACAGTACTATGAATATTGAAGTGGGTTAATTCACTGGTTTCACAAATGCTGTTTTAAATTGACAGTCAGTTGTAACCTTACTTACTGTGCAGAATCTTTAATTTTAGAAATTAATTTAgaaacagtattatatatagtattgtattaaaaaaaaaacaaaaaaaaaactgccatatTTACAGACTGTTTCAAAATGAGAGGGCAAGTCAAGCTGTTGAAAAGCAGACCCTGCCTCAAGGAGTGCTGTCTGCCATTTCATGATAGGCTGTAGCTTTTGAAGGTCAAAAATCATTCACAGTGAAGGTCATGTGGTCAGTGCTAGATAGGTTCAAATAGCTGGGTACTGCTTTGGAACATCCACACTCctagaatcatttttttttcatttttatcttGAAAACTCTTAACAATCCCATTAAAATTTATAATTTAATATTACTCCCCCATTATGTATACAGAATACTTAAGTTTTCACATTTAGTTTTCCTCTTTACTAGGCTGACAGTAATGGTTGTGTACTTGTGGTTTAATGGTAAGATAATGGCTGCAATTGTAAGAGCCAATCTAATGGCACCACAGTTAACATTTCCATGTTTTGATATAGCAGTTTACTGCTATACTTTGGTACAATACCAATATCAGTGTTTCACTATATAATAgttgtttcaaagctattttattaatgctgtggtctgcaaaTTCTCAATAATGCACATGCTGAAAATTAATTTATTGAGTACAATTCTACACCAGTTTTACAAGGAAGATCAATAGCAGTTCAGCCCACGCACAATACAATGCTTTATTTGAGATACTTATAACTGAACTGGCACACGGCAGCCCTGTGTTTAGTTAACAGCTTTAAATATGAGAGATTCTTAAATGTTTTTGCTGTAATTGCAGTCTTTTGTTCTGTAAAGAGAATAATAAGCCAGTGTTGATCAGAGATGCCCAGAATGGAGCAGAATGTTTAGCAGCCTGATACCAGAGACTGTgggaataaaaacatttctgaatgATGTCATTCCAGTCTGAGAAGGCGCTGTCACTTAAACAAATGGGTCAAACCAATAACTATTTGATTGTACGCCAAGCAGATAGATAATTGTATTGTGAAACTATAAGATGTCAGTgacatgctttcatttttttccagCCAGTTTACTATTTGAATCCTGTTTTGCATGCGACCTTAAAACAGCACAATTGGTCAAAACACATACTTTATATTCAGAGATACTAAAACAATCATCAACACTACAGCAGAGACCTATAGCTATAGTCTTGGGTTGTCTAGTAATGTTTCTTCTCTCATATTATcctctgtttaaataaatattgaaacttGTTTAAAATGGAATCCAAGTGGCTTAGCAAACAGTAAACTTGGCACATCAAGTGCAAACTTGACTTGCACCTAGTTATGAGTTGGTTTCTATGGAAGCCATTGAGTGTAGCGATCCCTCAAATAGAAACTTGGTTGGATTTGTAACAAGAAGAAAAGGCAGCTAGAAAAAACAAACTAGGTGGCTGCTATGGCTTGGTAATAAAGCAATAAACACTCTTTGGTTACTGTAACTACATAATTCCACAAATAAGCTATTCTGGCTGCAAAGATAATGGAAGTCATTGGGGGGTGTGAAAGAATGCAGATATTGATATGGAGCATATCACAGCACCATGTCTGTTCAGTGACATTTTGGGAGCCCACTCTGTATCTTATGTAATGGTAGCTGCTTCCCAAAGTTAACATAGTGGAGTAGTCAAGCTAGCCTCAAGTGACTGTACTGTGATTGTATAGAAGTCTACCGTTTGTTTTTAAGCACTAATAAACTCATTTTCTCAgtgcatacagtatattactaTGTTTttatgcacatgcatgttttcagttgtatttggaggtcattttttgcttcttgctttaGAATAATTAAAGAGTTCTCAATGCATCGAATGTTGTTTATTATTTCCTGCCTGATATTTGATTATGGAATTGATTGCTGATTGCACCTCTACTTTTGTGTCTCTCCAGTTTACAGAGATGGCAACTGTGAAGGAACAGCTGATCGAGCATGTGATGAAAGACGAGGCTTCCATCCCTCGTAGCAAAGTGACAGTGGTAGGCGTGGGAGCCGTGGGCATGGCCTGTGCCGTCAGCATCCTCACCAAGGTGAGTTGAACACACTGGAATGGAGCTAGGATTCAAACACAATTTCAATTGCTGCACCCTAATAAGTACTTTGGTTTAATTGGTTAATCCCAGCACCTCAATTTGCTACTGGTCCTTGAAGGAAGTCATCTGTATTCTGTGATACCAGCCAGGCACTTCAGTGCTCGGACTGAAATTGCCAGTCAGGATTAATTTGTTTTGAAGGGCAGGTGAAAAGAATAACTCAGCTGTGAGGCTGTTTTTGCAGAGAGCAGCAGTCTAGAGCATGCACGCAAAAATGACTGTACGCATGCTAGGGGCAATCAAGCCTTTGTTCTCTTGATAGAAGCTCAGTCGGGGCAGGCAGGCATGAAGAGGACATTCTGAAGTAGATGGGGGGTACTGAACGATTTCTGCATGAACTGTGTAAAGGGTTGGGGTTGGTTATTTAGTAGGTCCTGCTTAAATCCTCTTGAAATTGTTTGCGGACCCTTGGAGTTTTGCTTCCCTTACCTTCGAGAAACTGTATGTCTACTTGCTGGCTGAGCTTCTCTGTTCCTTGGCTGTCCAGTCTTAACCCCTTCCTCCCATGTGCCCTGCAGGAGCTGACGGACGAGCTCGCCCTAGTCGATGTGATTGAGGACAAGCTGAAGGGTGAGATGATGGATCTGCAGCATGGAGGACTTTTCTTGCGCACCCCAAAGATTGTCGCTGACAAAGGTGAGGGGTTGAACACCCAGGTCACAGGGACAGCACCACTAAGAATCTGGAGGCACAGTTAGAATAAAACAGACATTAAGTAGAAATGCATGTAGAGGGTAAATGATGTGATTCTATGATAAAGGATCAAACATTACGGGAAATCTAGGGTATTGCCAAACTTTTCCTATTGCTGAATTTTCTTCTTCTCATTTCTTGTATATACATACCTAGTCGCCCATTCTAATAATTTTTATTCAATAAAGAACTGCTCATATACACAATATCCTAAGAGCTTGGGTAACGAATGACCCATTTGCTGAACCTAACtagttttatattgtatatttatagCGGTGACACATGTTTGTACTGACTATACTTTGATTGATAACCGATTAGCAGTAGTGTTATGCTGCAGTGGTCCATGAGATGGAAAAGGGGAAGGCAGTACTGTAAGCATGGTTCTTTGTCTCTAAGTGTGCATGGTCTTTCTCCTCCCTAGACTACAGCTGCACAGCCAACTCCAAGCTGGTGGTGGTGACAGCTGGCGCTCGTCAGCAGGAGGGCGAGAGCCGCCTGAACCTGGTGCAACGCAACGTCAACATCTTCAAATTCATCATCCCCAACATCGTCAAGTACAGCCCCAACTGCATCATCCTCGTCGTCTCCAACCCAGGTGAGAGGAGCATCTGAGAGGGGGGCTGGAAACAGACCCCCCTGCTTTCCCATTTGCAGCCAAAACAACCAGGCCTAAATACAGCCTGTTAACACAAACTGGTTTGGAATAATAAAAAAGGGTTATAATTGAATTTTGTTTAACTTATCTATTCAAGTATCAAAACCGATAAAAACTGGTGCAACATCACAGAGAACAACTCTGGTTCTTAGGGTTAATATCAAAGCTAAGTAATATCAAAATAAAGGGAAGGCAACTCGCATTtcaaaaaatactttattggttTCGTCTTAAAATTACCTTAATCAGGGTATCTATTCAAATATCAGCAATAAAATAATCTTGCTGATGACCTGCTCTTGTCCTTTCCTCTCCAGTGGACATCCTGACCTATGTAGCCTGGAAGCTGAGTGGCTTCCCCCGGAACCGTGTCATCGGCAGCGGCTGTAATCTGGACTCCGCCCGCTTCCGCTACCTGATGGGAGAGAAGCTGAACCTGCACCCGTCCAGCTGCCATGGCTGGGTCATCGGGGAGCACGGAGACTCCAGCggtgagtctgtctgtgtctatctgtcATACATCTACAGCATTTCCCATAAAATATTGGCAATATCATATTCCGCTTAGGACTTTCTCTGTTAAATCTTGTGGCCACACACTGTTGACTGTCTTGCACCACACATTAAAATGATTTGAACAAATCTGTTTATGAACAATGCCTGTGTTCCCATCTTGTCAATTAAGAAAATTGagttaaaaaagacaaacagttcAAGGACTTTTGTCTAAAGCAGTTTTAGGGTGATAGCACAGGGAGAAATTTCTGATCCAGCACTCTGGTGTAACCAACCTGATATTACACAGATTAATGATACGTCATATAATCTGCACTGCAGAATAAATCTGTTTAGCTACAGAGAACATCCAACCTCAGACAGTTTACAAGGACTATACCCTGAAAGACTAGAAAACACACTGCTTTTTAATcagaataatgttattattaaaattaactgATTATGTAAGTCACACTTACCTGTATCTTAAGAATCACTCAAtaaacttggtatggacattaCTTAGTGCAAAGCATTAACAGTGTGAAGTATGGATTGTGACAGTGTGTTGTTTCCTCCCCACAGTACCCGTATGGAGTGGGGTGAATGTCGCTGGTGTCTCCCTCAAGAATCTGAACCCTGATATGGGCACAGACAAGGACAAGGAGAACTGGAAGGCGGTCCACAAGCAGGTGGTGGAGAGGTGAGCAGCTAAAGTCATCCTGCCTAATTCCTTGCAATGTGTAGGGTCCAGACTAGTTTGTAAACCAGTTTAAATCAACACAAACTCATTTTTAAGGTGTTATCACAGCTTGCTTCCCAGCTACAACTACttttataaaatagtttttaaatccCCATTTCCATTATAAATGGAAACAGAACGAGAAGGCTATACCCTTATAAAAAGTAGCCTGCTGTATATGGTTGGGTAAAAGCATGcagcaaagtgcagtaaagcaaAGACATTAAATTGGTAAATTACAGAATAGCATTGTCAAAATCATTGTTAACCATGTGAGAGTATATGCATGATataagaatggtaaagcatattaaatttTGTGTGAAATAacagtgcaaatttaccatgctAAACATTAGGATGCAGTTGTAATACTGGCCCACTGTACACTGA is part of the Acipenser ruthenus chromosome 27, fAciRut3.2 maternal haplotype, whole genome shotgun sequence genome and harbors:
- the LOC117432469 gene encoding L-lactate dehydrogenase A chain-like codes for the protein MATVKEQLIEHVMKDEASIPRSKVTVVGVGAVGMACAVSILTKELTDELALVDVIEDKLKGEMMDLQHGGLFLRTPKIVADKDYSCTANSKLVVVTAGARQQEGESRLNLVQRNVNIFKFIIPNIVKYSPNCIILVVSNPVDILTYVAWKLSGFPRNRVIGSGCNLDSARFRYLMGEKLNLHPSSCHGWVIGEHGDSSVPVWSGVNVAGVSLKNLNPDMGTDKDKENWKAVHKQVVESAYEVIKLKGYTSWAIGMSVADLVETILKNLRKVHPVSTMVQGMHGVKDEVFLSVPCVLSSSGLSDVVKMTLKSDEEEQLRKSADTLWGIQKELKL